Proteins from one Chitinophaga oryzae genomic window:
- the fbp gene encoding class 1 fructose-bisphosphatase has product MNHKQKVMTLDEFTIQELRNYPGATGQLSGLLRDIGLAAKRVNVEVNKAGIADILGEAGKTNVQGESVKKLDEFANEQFINSLRTSIYCCGVASEEEEHFIAFNDEHSKKSKYVVLLDPLDGSSNIDVNVSIGTIFSVYRRLSAEGEECNLEDFLQPGTQQIAAGYIIYGSSTMMVYATRRSVQGFTLDPSIGEFCLSHPNLKCPPESDIFSVNVGYYHLYEDKVRQSIDHFMARNENDRIYRHRFVGCMVAEIHRTLIQGGIFMYPAFGKYKSGRLRLCYECNPMSFLMEKAGGMSMANSRQRLLELKPVQLHQRVPIFIGSKNMMETWKDIMNK; this is encoded by the coding sequence ATGAATCACAAGCAAAAGGTAATGACCCTGGATGAATTCACCATCCAGGAATTACGTAACTATCCCGGTGCCACCGGCCAGTTGTCAGGTTTACTGCGTGATATCGGTCTGGCGGCTAAAAGGGTAAATGTGGAGGTAAACAAGGCCGGTATCGCCGATATCCTGGGCGAAGCCGGAAAAACCAATGTTCAGGGGGAATCCGTAAAGAAACTCGACGAATTTGCCAACGAACAGTTTATCAACTCACTGCGCACCAGTATTTACTGCTGCGGTGTTGCTTCTGAAGAGGAAGAACACTTTATCGCCTTTAACGACGAACACTCCAAAAAATCCAAATATGTTGTATTGCTCGATCCGTTGGACGGCTCCAGCAATATTGACGTGAATGTGTCTATCGGCACTATCTTCTCCGTGTACCGCCGCCTGTCGGCAGAAGGAGAGGAGTGCAACCTGGAGGATTTCCTGCAGCCGGGCACCCAGCAGATTGCCGCCGGTTATATCATCTACGGATCTTCCACCATGATGGTCTATGCTACCCGCCGCAGCGTGCAGGGCTTTACCCTTGATCCTTCCATCGGGGAGTTCTGCCTCTCGCACCCCAACCTGAAATGCCCGCCGGAAAGCGATATTTTCTCCGTCAACGTAGGTTACTATCACCTGTATGAAGATAAGGTACGCCAATCCATCGATCATTTTATGGCGAGAAATGAAAACGACCGTATCTACCGTCACCGTTTTGTAGGATGCATGGTAGCGGAAATACACCGTACGCTTATACAGGGAGGTATCTTCATGTACCCTGCCTTCGGCAAGTATAAATCAGGCCGTCTGCGGCTCTGCTACGAGTGTAACCCCATGTCTTTCCTCATGGAAAAAGCCGGCGGGATGTCTATGGCCAATAGCCGCCAACGCCTGCTGGAACTGAAACCGGTACAATTGCACCAGCGGGTGCCCATTTTTATCGGTTCCAAAAACATGATGGAGACCTGGAAAGACATTATGAATAAGTAA
- a CDS encoding aspartate kinase → MKVFKFGGASLESVERIKQVAQIVQSFPDDKLLIVISAMGKTTNELEKVAQNFYMRKREIAAQLLYNVEQQHIQVAESLLGNREHPLFQQLQQFFTEAEWTLGEKPLRAYDYYYDQLVSMGELLSTAIVSAFFNTIGLSNTWVDVRDVFRTDDNFRDANIDWAFTQKQVTEKVVPLFNQTNIVIAQGFIGSTDQNESVTLGREGSDYSAAVFANMLDAESQTIWKDVEGLKNADPKLFPNTVNIPEISYGEVIEMAYYGAQVIHPKTIKPLQNKQIPLLVKCFLDKNLPGTVIREQADVRQLPPIIVLKRNQVLLTLTSKDYAFITEDKISDIYETFHRLKVKINLMQNGAITFSCCIDHNPEKIELLIKALHNDFKISYNEALELLTVRYYQDGLLEDLSNHHTVLLEQRSKVTVQRLLKK, encoded by the coding sequence ATGAAGGTTTTCAAGTTTGGCGGCGCAAGTTTAGAAAGTGTTGAACGCATTAAGCAAGTAGCACAGATCGTCCAGTCATTTCCGGACGACAAACTCCTGATCGTTATCTCTGCCATGGGAAAAACGACCAATGAACTGGAAAAGGTGGCGCAGAACTTTTACATGCGTAAAAGGGAAATAGCCGCCCAGTTGTTGTACAATGTGGAACAGCAGCATATCCAGGTGGCCGAGTCCCTGCTGGGCAACCGTGAGCATCCGCTCTTTCAGCAGCTGCAGCAGTTCTTTACCGAAGCGGAATGGACGCTGGGCGAAAAACCGCTGCGGGCGTATGACTACTATTACGATCAGCTGGTAAGCATGGGCGAATTGCTCAGCACCGCCATCGTCAGCGCCTTCTTTAACACCATCGGCTTATCCAATACCTGGGTGGATGTCCGGGACGTGTTCCGCACAGACGATAACTTCCGGGACGCCAATATCGACTGGGCGTTTACCCAGAAACAGGTAACGGAAAAGGTAGTGCCGCTGTTTAACCAGACCAATATCGTCATTGCACAGGGCTTCATTGGCAGTACCGACCAGAACGAGAGCGTGACGCTGGGCCGGGAAGGCTCCGACTATTCCGCCGCCGTATTCGCCAATATGCTCGACGCCGAAAGCCAGACCATCTGGAAAGACGTGGAAGGCCTGAAAAACGCCGACCCGAAACTGTTCCCCAATACGGTCAATATTCCGGAGATCAGCTACGGAGAAGTGATTGAAATGGCTTACTACGGTGCGCAGGTGATCCACCCGAAAACCATCAAACCACTGCAGAACAAACAGATCCCGCTGCTGGTGAAATGTTTTCTCGACAAAAACCTGCCCGGCACCGTCATCAGGGAACAGGCAGACGTCCGCCAGCTGCCGCCCATCATCGTACTGAAAAGAAACCAGGTACTGCTGACGCTGACGTCCAAAGACTATGCGTTTATCACAGAAGATAAGATCAGCGACATCTACGAAACGTTCCATCGCCTGAAAGTAAAGATCAACCTGATGCAGAACGGGGCCATCACCTTCTCCTGCTGCATCGACCACAACCCGGAAAAGATTGAGCTGCTGATCAAGGCGCTGCATAATGACTTTAAAATTTCCTATAACGAAGCGCTGGAACTGCTGACCGTACGCTACTACCAGGACGGCCTCCTCGAGGACCTCAGCAACCACCATACGGTGCTGCTGGAACAACGTTCCAAAGTGACCGTGCAAAGGCTGCTCAAAAAGTAG
- a CDS encoding NADH-quinone oxidoreductase subunit N, with protein sequence MSFADFISLGPLITLFTAVVISMLLIAIKRNHRITYAFSLLAYLMALTAIIPAALYIPHTVPPLLVVDEFSLFNTGLGLTSGFIILLLSYNYFEEREERKEEYYLLLPLATTGALVLVVSRHFMSLFLGLEILSISLYGLIAYLRARERSDEAGIKYLILAALSSAFLLFGMALVYAFTGHMDFPGIGAALRQAGYIPVTVLAGFGMMLIGIGFKLGVVPFHMWAPDIYEGAPLPVSAFIATISKGGMLVVLIRFYVDIHGNDYSMIWWMLAIVAVASMFAGNWLALTQQNIKRILAYSSIAHMGYILVAFLSGVQTGLEAISFYLVAYFITSIGAFGVLIVMSSSVQDAETLDDYRGMFWRYPWVATVFTAMLLSLAGIPLTAGFIGKFYIVMAGVNGHMWFLLFMLVINSVIGLYYYIRIIAMMFKAPATGEVTYIKPSLPVAGNITLMLLTLVLIGLGVYPTAMMQLIQQMMKMIV encoded by the coding sequence ATGTCGTTCGCTGATTTCATAAGCCTTGGGCCATTGATCACCCTGTTCACGGCAGTGGTGATCTCCATGCTGCTGATCGCCATTAAACGTAATCACCGCATCACGTATGCCTTTTCCTTGCTGGCCTACCTGATGGCGCTGACGGCTATCATCCCGGCGGCGTTGTATATCCCGCATACCGTGCCGCCGCTGCTGGTTGTGGACGAGTTTTCACTCTTTAATACCGGGCTGGGGCTCACGTCGGGTTTCATCATCCTGCTGTTATCCTACAATTATTTTGAAGAAAGGGAAGAACGCAAGGAGGAGTATTATCTCCTGTTGCCGCTGGCCACCACCGGGGCTTTGGTATTGGTGGTAAGCCGGCATTTTATGTCACTGTTCCTGGGCCTGGAAATACTCAGTATCAGCCTGTATGGACTGATCGCATATCTCCGGGCCCGCGAACGCTCAGATGAGGCAGGCATCAAATATCTTATCCTGGCGGCATTGTCCTCTGCTTTCCTGTTATTTGGTATGGCGCTCGTGTATGCGTTCACGGGGCATATGGATTTTCCGGGTATCGGCGCTGCGCTGCGGCAGGCAGGATATATACCGGTGACTGTGCTGGCGGGCTTCGGCATGATGCTGATCGGCATCGGCTTCAAACTGGGCGTAGTGCCGTTCCACATGTGGGCGCCGGATATCTACGAAGGCGCGCCGCTGCCGGTATCGGCCTTTATCGCTACTATTTCAAAGGGGGGAATGCTGGTGGTGCTGATCCGTTTTTATGTGGATATTCACGGCAACGACTACTCGATGATATGGTGGATGCTGGCTATTGTGGCGGTGGCTTCCATGTTTGCGGGCAACTGGCTGGCGCTGACGCAGCAGAATATCAAACGTATCCTGGCTTATTCTTCTATCGCCCATATGGGCTACATTCTGGTTGCTTTTCTTTCAGGTGTGCAAACGGGGCTGGAAGCGATTTCTTTCTACCTGGTGGCCTATTTTATTACCAGCATCGGCGCCTTCGGAGTGCTGATCGTAATGAGCAGCAGCGTACAGGACGCGGAAACGCTGGACGATTACCGTGGTATGTTCTGGCGCTATCCCTGGGTGGCGACGGTATTTACCGCAATGTTGCTGTCGCTGGCGGGCATACCGCTGACGGCGGGCTTTATCGGCAAGTTCTATATCGTGATGGCCGGGGTGAACGGGCACATGTGGTTCCTGTTGTTTATGCTGGTCATCAACAGTGTGATCGGCCTGTATTATTATATCCGCATTATTGCCATGATGTTTAAAGCACCGGCTACAGGGGAGGTGACGTATATCAAGCCCTCGCTGCCTGTAGCCGGTAATATCACGCTGATGTTGCTGACGCTGGTACTGATAGGATTGGGGGTATATCCCACCGCGATGATGCAACTGATCCAGCAGATGATGAAAATGATCGTTTAA
- a CDS encoding CAP domain-containing protein encodes MSILKSRSVLVLLLAMFAAFQVSACSRATSRADSTATGGSLDEQILYYTNKFRQSKGLKPLQLDETISQQARRHSRDMANGSTGFGHEGFEDRVAYITKKMGRVGAAAENVAYGTLDAQAVVDGWIKSPGHRRNMLGDYNMIGIGTAGKGRITFFTQVFIKH; translated from the coding sequence ATGTCCATTTTGAAAAGCCGCAGTGTCCTTGTATTACTGCTCGCCATGTTTGCCGCATTCCAGGTAAGCGCGTGTTCACGTGCCACCAGCCGCGCAGACAGCACCGCAACAGGAGGAAGTCTCGACGAACAGATCCTCTATTACACCAACAAATTCCGTCAATCCAAAGGACTGAAACCGTTGCAGCTGGATGAAACCATCAGCCAGCAGGCGCGCCGCCACAGCCGCGATATGGCTAACGGCAGCACCGGTTTCGGGCACGAAGGTTTTGAAGACCGTGTGGCCTACATCACCAAAAAAATGGGCCGGGTAGGCGCCGCCGCTGAAAACGTGGCCTATGGCACCCTCGACGCCCAGGCCGTGGTGGATGGCTGGATCAAAAGCCCAGGCCACCGGCGCAATATGCTGGGGGACTATAACATGATCGGCATAGGCACCGCCGGTAAAGGAAGAATTACCTTCTTTACACAAGTGTTTATTAAACACTAA
- a CDS encoding TonB-dependent receptor domain-containing protein, with protein sequence MKKFIIVLGILMSAVMYAFAQKNPTGTISFKITDAAGKPLPFASVLLRKTQDSAQVKGEMSSESGEGRFEKIAFGQYFLQVSQMGFTTQYAANFTIDASHTNIAVPAIALQPLSKSLQTVNVTATRPFIEKSAGKTVLNVESSVTAVGNSALDILKRAPGVQIDNNENVKMKGQTVTVMIDGKLTYLSGEDLTNLLKNTPGESISQIEILTSPSAKYDASGNGGIINIKTKKGKLTGINGTVNATLSQSRYGTYSANGTFNWRTTKFNLFGDLGRTDRPFQITRKYSRAFNDKGVVTEQTQDIFQRNRFQRNAAKIGFDYFLNDKHTVGFIVNGFKNRFSNQIYSNTYFMNKPGAPADSLVNSYTTNNNRFNNIAINLNYKAVLDTAGREYSVDADYARFNSERALVLNDSMLDVKSQRVRNPNGIRNQGGTQITIKSLKGDFAWPLGKNGKVEAGVKASLVTTANRLAYDSLKNGEYIFAPSQSNEFKYQEDVYAAYASYKKQLTPKTGIQAGLRVENTQSDGYSVTLKSQVKRHYTDFFPNLTIDQKLNDNNKISLAYSRRIERPEYGQLNPFMFYLDRYTFFRGNPYLQPQYTNNVELAYTFKDKYIATLGYNRTTDVINEFLYQDDSAKTSTSTLMNYKKSHVYSLAVTLPFQVTKWWMSDNNLNAAYNDYYFTNNKNQPEMTSSFTYSFNSTNTITLPKDFKLEVAGYYNSPFVYAIFKGYNEYNLNLGIQKTFWDKKATIKFNYNNILRNESYRGIAQYSNLALHIFNTWQFRTASIYFSYRFGNSSIKAARERKTGTSDEQKRAG encoded by the coding sequence ATGAAAAAATTCATCATCGTGCTGGGGATACTTATGTCCGCTGTCATGTACGCTTTTGCACAAAAAAACCCTACCGGCACCATTTCCTTTAAAATAACAGACGCCGCCGGCAAGCCGCTTCCCTTTGCCAGCGTACTTTTGCGTAAAACGCAGGACTCTGCGCAGGTGAAAGGCGAGATGTCTTCCGAATCAGGCGAAGGCCGTTTCGAGAAAATAGCTTTCGGCCAGTACTTCCTGCAGGTATCCCAGATGGGTTTTACCACACAATATGCCGCCAATTTTACCATAGACGCCTCCCATACCAACATAGCCGTACCGGCCATCGCCCTGCAGCCGCTGTCTAAAAGCCTGCAAACGGTGAATGTGACCGCCACCCGGCCCTTCATAGAGAAAAGCGCCGGCAAAACGGTGCTCAACGTGGAAAGCAGCGTGACCGCCGTCGGCAACAGCGCCCTCGACATCCTGAAAAGAGCCCCAGGCGTGCAGATCGACAATAATGAAAATGTGAAAATGAAAGGGCAGACCGTCACCGTGATGATTGACGGAAAACTTACCTACCTCAGCGGGGAAGACCTGACCAACCTCCTGAAAAACACTCCCGGCGAATCGATCTCCCAGATAGAAATTCTCACCAGCCCCTCCGCTAAGTACGATGCCTCCGGTAACGGCGGTATTATCAACATAAAAACAAAAAAAGGCAAACTCACCGGTATCAACGGTACCGTGAATGCCACCCTTTCCCAGTCCCGCTACGGTACCTACAGCGCCAATGGCACCTTCAACTGGCGCACCACCAAATTCAACCTGTTCGGCGATCTCGGCCGCACAGACCGCCCCTTCCAGATCACCCGCAAATACAGCAGGGCCTTCAACGATAAAGGAGTGGTGACCGAACAAACACAGGATATCTTTCAACGCAACCGTTTTCAGCGCAACGCCGCCAAAATCGGTTTTGATTATTTCCTCAACGACAAACATACCGTAGGCTTCATCGTGAACGGGTTTAAAAACCGCTTCAGCAACCAGATCTACAGCAACACCTATTTTATGAACAAACCGGGCGCCCCGGCTGATTCCCTGGTGAACTCCTACACGACCAACAACAACCGCTTCAATAATATCGCCATCAACCTGAACTATAAAGCCGTGCTGGACACCGCAGGCCGGGAATACAGCGTAGACGCAGATTATGCGCGCTTTAACTCCGAAAGGGCACTGGTGCTGAATGACAGTATGCTGGATGTAAAAAGCCAGCGGGTACGCAATCCAAACGGCATCCGCAACCAGGGCGGCACGCAGATCACCATCAAAAGCCTGAAAGGCGATTTCGCCTGGCCGCTGGGCAAAAACGGGAAAGTGGAAGCCGGCGTAAAAGCCAGCCTGGTGACCACTGCCAACAGACTGGCCTATGATTCCCTCAAAAACGGCGAATATATCTTCGCGCCCAGCCAGAGCAATGAATTCAAATACCAGGAAGACGTGTACGCCGCCTACGCCAGCTATAAAAAACAACTGACGCCAAAAACCGGCATCCAGGCAGGCTTACGAGTGGAAAACACACAATCGGACGGTTACTCCGTAACCCTGAAAAGCCAGGTAAAGCGCCATTATACCGACTTCTTTCCCAACCTTACCATCGATCAGAAGCTGAACGACAACAACAAAATCAGCCTCGCCTACTCCCGCCGTATCGAACGCCCGGAATACGGGCAGCTGAACCCGTTCATGTTCTATCTCGACCGGTACACGTTTTTCAGGGGCAACCCCTACCTGCAACCGCAGTACACCAACAACGTAGAACTGGCATATACCTTCAAAGACAAATACATCGCTACGCTGGGATACAACCGCACCACCGACGTGATCAACGAGTTCCTGTACCAGGACGACAGCGCCAAAACATCCACCAGCACGCTGATGAACTACAAGAAAAGCCACGTGTACAGCCTCGCCGTAACATTGCCTTTCCAGGTCACCAAGTGGTGGATGAGCGACAACAACCTGAACGCCGCTTACAACGATTACTACTTCACCAATAACAAGAACCAGCCGGAGATGACCAGCAGCTTCACTTACAGCTTCAACAGCACCAACACCATTACGCTGCCGAAAGACTTTAAGCTGGAGGTGGCCGGGTATTATAACTCCCCTTTTGTGTACGCCATCTTTAAAGGTTATAATGAGTACAACCTGAACCTGGGCATACAGAAAACATTCTGGGACAAAAAAGCCACCATTAAATTCAACTACAACAATATCCTTCGGAATGAATCCTACAGGGGTATTGCACAATACAGCAACCTGGCACTGCACATCTTTAACACGTGGCAGTTCAGGACCGCCAGCATCTACTTCAGCTACCGCTTCGGCAACAGCAGCATTAAAGCAGCCCGCGAAAGGAAAACCGGTACCAGCGACGAACAGAAAAGGGCAGGTTAA
- a CDS encoding ABC transporter ATP-binding protein has product MEKNKIIEVRNLVKKYGEFTAVKGISFDVYEHEIFGLLGPNGAGKSTTLEIIETLREKTEGQVTVGGFDLDTAPNDIKKIIGVQLQSSGYYPGLNLVELIEMFGGLYNQPVQPIELLRLFNLEDKAKAKYKELSGGQKQRFSIATTLINKPRIIFLDEPTTGLDPQARRNLWDLILQVRAQGTTVVITTHYMDEAEFLCDRCAIVDSGQVIAIDSPDALIDNLVSKGFERSKEVKKANLEDVFIHLTGKDLRES; this is encoded by the coding sequence ATGGAAAAGAACAAGATCATTGAGGTGAGGAACCTGGTGAAAAAATACGGGGAATTCACCGCAGTAAAGGGAATCAGCTTTGACGTGTACGAACATGAGATATTCGGCCTGTTGGGCCCTAACGGCGCCGGGAAGTCCACCACCCTTGAGATCATTGAAACATTACGCGAAAAAACGGAAGGCCAGGTGACCGTCGGCGGATTCGACCTGGACACCGCTCCCAACGATATTAAGAAAATCATCGGCGTACAGCTGCAAAGCTCCGGCTACTATCCCGGGCTGAACCTCGTGGAACTCATCGAGATGTTCGGCGGCCTGTACAACCAGCCGGTGCAACCCATCGAACTGCTGCGCCTCTTCAACCTGGAAGACAAAGCAAAAGCAAAATACAAGGAACTCTCCGGTGGCCAGAAACAACGTTTTTCTATCGCCACTACCCTGATCAATAAGCCACGCATCATCTTCCTCGACGAGCCCACTACCGGCCTCGATCCGCAGGCAAGACGCAATCTGTGGGACCTGATCCTGCAGGTACGGGCACAGGGCACCACCGTAGTGATCACCACCCACTATATGGATGAAGCTGAATTCCTGTGCGACCGCTGCGCCATCGTGGACAGCGGACAGGTGATCGCCATCGATTCGCCCGACGCCCTCATCGATAACCTCGTATCCAAAGGGTTCGAGCGTAGCAAAGAAGTGAAGAAAGCCAACCTGGAAGATGTGTTTATCCATCTTACGGGAAAAGATCTTCGCGAGTCTTAA
- a CDS encoding YfiT family bacillithiol transferase, with amino-acid sequence MEALQYPIGRFEPLPDYSPAMLREYINDIRDLPTLVEMAVQNLDAFQLQKPYRPGGWNITQVVHHLADSHINAITRMKMALTEEKPIIKPYDEAAWAELEDVKNTPINVSITLLHALHTRWANLMERLTPEQWERSFIHPEHGRRFNMKTVAANYAWHGKHHLGHIQGLKERMNW; translated from the coding sequence ATGGAAGCATTACAATATCCTATTGGTCGTTTTGAACCGCTGCCGGATTATAGTCCCGCTATGCTGCGGGAATATATCAACGATATCCGCGACCTGCCCACCCTGGTGGAAATGGCCGTGCAAAACCTGGACGCTTTCCAGCTGCAGAAGCCCTACCGGCCCGGCGGCTGGAATATAACTCAGGTGGTACATCACCTGGCAGACAGCCATATCAATGCTATTACCCGCATGAAAATGGCGCTGACAGAAGAAAAACCTATTATTAAACCATACGATGAAGCCGCATGGGCCGAACTGGAAGACGTGAAAAACACACCCATCAATGTGTCCATCACGCTGCTGCACGCCCTGCACACCCGTTGGGCCAACCTCATGGAACGCCTGACACCCGAACAATGGGAACGTTCTTTCATCCACCCGGAACATGGCCGGCGCTTTAATATGAAAACCGTGGCCGCCAATTATGCCTGGCACGGAAAGCACCACCTCGGCCATATACAGGGACTGAAGGAACGCATGAACTGGTAA
- a CDS encoding NUDIX hydrolase, which yields MNMDWKLLSSEYLFKDDWLTARKDKCITPQGTIVEPYYVLEYNDWVNAVALTEDGQVIMIRQYRQGIGQTLLEIPGGTMDATDPSPEFAMERELLEETGYEFSELISLGKVAANTASSNNYTHMFLATGGRKVKEQQLDHNEEIEVVLMSVPEVQQLILDNKIVHSLHVTGLCYALMHMGRMEMK from the coding sequence ATGAATATGGACTGGAAACTGCTGTCGTCTGAATATCTTTTCAAAGACGATTGGTTAACCGCGCGTAAAGACAAATGCATTACCCCGCAGGGGACCATTGTAGAGCCTTACTACGTACTGGAATACAACGACTGGGTAAATGCCGTAGCCCTCACGGAAGACGGGCAGGTGATCATGATCCGCCAGTACCGGCAGGGGATCGGTCAAACGCTGCTGGAAATTCCCGGTGGCACTATGGACGCTACCGACCCCTCTCCGGAATTTGCCATGGAACGTGAACTGCTGGAAGAAACCGGCTATGAATTCAGTGAATTGATATCGCTGGGAAAGGTGGCTGCCAATACGGCCTCCAGTAACAACTACACGCATATGTTCCTCGCTACCGGCGGCCGTAAAGTGAAAGAACAACAGCTGGACCACAACGAAGAAATTGAAGTGGTGCTGATGTCTGTTCCCGAAGTGCAGCAGCTGATACTGGACAACAAAATTGTCCACAGCCTGCATGTGACCGGCCTCTGTTACGCGCTGATGCACATGGGACGTATGGAAATGAAATAA
- the nuoM gene encoding NADH-quinone oxidoreductase subunit M gives MILLLLIIIPLAGGLLSWIAAARNTLWPRYIALACLLADLAVTAQIWATYPASGGQWLYQYKTDWVPHFGISLNLAMDGLSLLMLVLTFFLGALAVLISWKEINQRVGFFHFNLLFVLAGITGVFLTMDLFLFYFFWEMMLIPMYFLIGIWGHENREYAANKFFIFTQAGGLLMLLAILALYFIHGANTGVYTYDYFSLLNTPMQQETARWLMLGFLIAFMVKLPAVPFHTWLPDAHTEAPTAGSVILAGLLLKTGAYGILRLVLPLFPEASAYFAPWIMFLGVLGIIYGGMLAYAQTDLKRLIAYTSVSHMGFVLVGAFSFNALAYEGVVMQMIAHGISTGALFIIAGALYERIHTRNILEMGGLWSKMPVMGSATMIFVMASLGLPGLGNFVAEFLILMGSWQANRWITVFAAIGLVVATAYSLRIMQKVFFGQGTRQYTLSDLNKRELVIIVALVMAILLLGLHPQPVLKTSQKTDYVVR, from the coding sequence ATGATTCTCCTGTTACTGATCATCATCCCGTTGGCCGGAGGGCTGCTGTCCTGGATAGCGGCGGCACGGAACACGTTGTGGCCGAGATATATAGCGCTGGCCTGCCTGCTGGCGGACCTGGCGGTAACGGCGCAGATATGGGCTACCTATCCTGCATCCGGCGGCCAGTGGTTGTACCAGTACAAAACGGATTGGGTGCCGCATTTTGGCATCAGCCTGAACCTGGCCATGGATGGCCTGTCTTTGCTGATGCTGGTGCTCACCTTTTTTCTCGGGGCGCTGGCCGTGCTGATCTCCTGGAAAGAAATCAACCAGCGGGTAGGTTTCTTTCATTTTAATCTGCTGTTTGTGCTGGCAGGTATCACCGGTGTGTTTCTTACCATGGATCTTTTTCTCTTTTATTTTTTCTGGGAGATGATGCTGATACCGATGTATTTCCTGATCGGTATCTGGGGACATGAGAACAGGGAATATGCGGCCAATAAGTTCTTCATTTTTACACAGGCCGGCGGCTTGTTGATGTTGCTGGCTATCCTGGCGCTGTATTTTATTCACGGTGCTAACACCGGCGTATATACGTACGATTATTTCTCCCTGCTGAACACACCTATGCAGCAGGAAACGGCCCGCTGGCTGATGTTGGGCTTCCTCATCGCTTTTATGGTGAAGCTGCCGGCCGTTCCTTTTCATACCTGGCTGCCGGATGCACACACCGAGGCGCCTACGGCCGGCAGCGTAATTCTGGCGGGGCTGCTGCTAAAGACAGGGGCCTATGGTATCCTGCGGCTGGTATTGCCGCTGTTCCCGGAAGCATCGGCCTACTTTGCGCCGTGGATCATGTTCCTCGGGGTGCTGGGCATCATTTACGGCGGTATGCTGGCTTATGCGCAGACAGACCTGAAGCGGCTCATCGCCTATACGAGCGTGAGCCACATGGGGTTTGTACTGGTAGGGGCATTTTCTTTTAATGCGCTGGCTTACGAAGGGGTGGTGATGCAGATGATCGCGCACGGTATAAGCACCGGCGCCTTGTTTATCATCGCCGGCGCGCTGTATGAGCGTATCCATACCCGCAACATCCTGGAGATGGGCGGACTATGGTCCAAAATGCCGGTAATGGGCAGCGCGACAATGATCTTCGTGATGGCGTCGCTGGGGCTGCCGGGGCTGGGCAATTTTGTGGCGGAATTCCTTATCCTAATGGGCAGCTGGCAGGCCAACCGCTGGATCACGGTGTTTGCGGCCATCGGCCTCGTGGTGGCCACTGCCTATTCACTGCGCATCATGCAGAAAGTATTCTTCGGACAGGGAACCCGGCAGTACACTTTGTCCGATCTCAACAAACGGGAGCTGGTGATCATCGTAGCACTGGTGATGGCCATTCTTTTACTGGGATTACATCCGCAACCGGTTTTGAAAACTTCACAAAAAACAGATTATGTCGTTCGCTGA